Genomic window (Argopecten irradians isolate NY chromosome 13, Ai_NY, whole genome shotgun sequence):
ACACAGCCtgatattttcctttttaaacTGGTTCatgcattattttttatacCAGTTTCCAATTTTACTACAGAGAATCGTAATGAcgcattttgtatttttagctcacctggcccgaagggccggtgagcttattcgggccaggtgagcttatgtcatggcgcggcgtccgtcgtccgtccgtccgtcgtccgtctgtccgggGTTCGTACCGTCTgtcgtcaacatttcctttaaatcgctactagtcatagagttctgcatggattttaaccaaatttggccagaaacatccttggggggaggggaacagaacttgtatgaattttggctctgaccccccggggacaggaggggcggggcccaataggggaaattgaggtaaatcctataaatcgctacttgtcctagtgttctgcatggattgtaaccaaatttggcaagaaaaatccttgggggaaggggaacagaacttgtatcaattttggctttgaccctccggggacaggaggggcggggcccaataagggaaattaaggtaaatcctataaatcgctacttgtcctagagttctgcatggattgaaaccaaatttggccagaaacatcgttgggggaaggggaatagaacttgtataaattttggctctgaccccccggggacaggaggggcggggcccaataggggaaattgaggtaaatcctataaatcgctacttgtcctagagttctgcatggattttaacaaaatttggcaagaaacatccttgggggaagggaaacagaaattgtatagatttcggctctgaccccctggggcagtaggggcggggcccaatagagaaaatagaggtaaatcctataaattgctacttgtcctagagttctgcatggattgtaaccaaatttggcaagaaacatccttgggggaaggggaacagaacttgtataaattttggctctgaccccctggggacaggaggggcggggcccaataagggaaattgaggtaaatcctataaatcgctacttgtcctagagttctgcaatGGATTGAAACCAATTTGTCCAGAAACATCGTTGGGGGATAAGGGGAattagaacttgtataaattttggctctgaccccccggggacaggaggggcggggcccaataggggaaattgaggtaaatcctataaatcgctacttgtcctagtgttctgcatggattgtaaccaaatttggccagaaacatccttgggggaaggggaacagaacttgtataaattttggctctgaccccctggggacagtaggggcggggcccaataggggaaatagaggtaaatcctataaatcgctacttgtcctagagttctgcatagattgtaaccaaatttggccaataagggaaatttaggtaaatcctataaatcgctacttgtcctagagttctgaatggattgtaaccaaatttggccagaaacatccttggggaaggggaacagaacttgtataaattttggctctgaccccctggggacagtaggggcggggcccaataggggaaatagaggtaaatcctataaatcgctaattgtcttagagttctgaatggattgtaaccaaatttggccagaaacatccttgggggaaggggaacagaacttgtataaattttggctctgaccccctggggacagtaggggcggggcccaataggggaaatagaggtaaatcctataaatcgctacttgtcctagagttctgcatggattgtaaccaaatttggccagaaacatccttgggggaaggggaatagaacttgtatgaattttggctctgaccccccggggacaggaggggcgggcccaataggggaaattgaggtaaatcctataaatcgctacttgttctagagttctgcatggattgtaaccaaatttggccagaaacatcctagggggaaggggaacagaacttatattaattttggctctgacccccgggggcaggaggggcggggcccaataggggaaatagaggtaaatcctataaatcgctacttgtcctagagttctgcatggattgaaaccaaatttggtcagaaacatccttgggggaagggaatagaacttgtataaattttggctctgaccccctgggggcaggaggggcggggcccaatagggaaatagaggtaaatcctataaatcgcatTTGCCCTAgtgttctgcttggattttaaccaaatttggcccagaaacatccttggggttaacagaattcctatattttttggctctgacctccttgagcagaaagagtggggcccaataggggaattagaggttaatattcaaattccttcagaaaagaaacaatgaaccttactaggcattacaaaccaggtgagcgatacaggccctctgggcctctttttatgttatggaggtAAAATGCATCTTTGGTATTTCAGTTCAACACAAGGATGAATCTCAAGGAATGCAAGGATCAGATATAAAACCAGTTGGAGATGTGGTAAGTAACTTAAtccttaatatatataatgtgggCACTTAAAACAGGCCTGGAAGCTGTGTGCCTGAATAGAGTGCAtaatacaatatcaaacattcaTTCGAATGAAACGACATCAACGCTTAGCCTGATTGTACGTTTCATTCATTagtaattttattatatttcatttataaatattttaggaTGATTTTAAGAGGCAACCTTTTGAAATCGTTTTATCATAATTCGCCAGAAAACTGGTTAGTAACTAACATTCTTAGCGAAAAGTACTATCAGGGAGAACTCATTAACTGATTCGAACTtgacaatatcaaaacaaaatgttcacTCACAATgcattacaaaatacattaatgaCAACGTATATAAGTACAGTGTAAATCACAAAacgaaaataattaaattttgcttgtaacattttaatttgCTTAAAAATATGTTATCGGCCCAATAACGTAAACACTGacgtcgccgtttataacgtcatatttgattggttgatacgGTAATGCAATAATAACCAAGTGAAAATAGTTAATCACTTAAATGGTATTAcatcaattttcttttgttactATGGAGATTTTTTATCTACTATTGTAAGCAAAGGGAGACTACCCAATTTTTGTTATGGGTAAGCTGTATCTGtctcattataaaaaaatagaaaaagctGGGTTTACTCTTACACTttaaaaagagagagaaaattAGAAACAAATTGAACTTTATCATGGATTTAATTCAATAggaaataaagcaaaatatcttttttatgtATGAATTTAAGACTTACACATGTTTTTATGGATCGATACACTATAGAAATCTGATATGCAAATATCTGAATTTGGATTTGGACATGTATTGATATATCACATGTTGTAATATTACATATGattgaataaaaaaagtatatgagaaaaaagtggtattacatataaaaatattaaattaaaagaaCTAActttaattacaaatgtattttgatgttatGGTGACGTAACACACACATTTAAGTGTGCCCTCACCAGTCGTAATTTGTTGATAGTACACTCCGATTTCTGTGTCATATCCattacatagaatatatatatgtaagatatACATAAACGTGTATTGCAAAAAagcaagatatatatatatatatatatatatatatatatataataaccttACCATATTccaatttataattatttgatattatgaaagcacacacaaaaaaacaaaaaaaaacagagaTCCGGAAAAACAAAGGTGTATTTTTCATTCACAAAAACCGTCACCTAATTCAATACCAAGATAgagtaaatatttcaattaaagttatatgtgccgtattctCACAAATCAAGATGatcttttaatatgttattcagcaccaaaaattactaactttttgaaaattacagtgctttcaatgcataggttttaattttacatgtacaaataagagctgaaaatgatttttggcagtactgccaaaaatcagttatttacatcaatagtgatgtgaaatgagtatataaagtgagaccatgaagccaaattgtggtctacaatttcattacacatttttacaatgtttttagttattgtaaagtgacttcttatatgttttcatttaaacatgtttaaggcataaaaaacagcaattttacagtacaaaatttctgtgttataactaacgtttataagtcatctgaagccatttaaatgatgtttacagctttattcatcaaaccttctggtttttaataaattaatgatgaaacaatagcatgtcaaatttatcgcccagttacggcacatataactttaactgaagaggatagaattttaagatattgtatttgatttctGTCGTTAGCAAGAGGATAATACACCAGCTCCCGTGCAACGCAGTATCGCGGCGTTACCGTCCCAGGATGAAATCTTCGGTAAGTATTGATTCGCTGCTATATTCGAgctacagaaaataaaaatgcatgtaatgCTTGGGAGAATTAAATGTGATTTGCTGATTGTATTTCATGACGCGATTTGTAGCAATAAATGATAGAATAAAAATAGTCTATCAAATACTGAAATAATACCCCCAGCTGCATTCttacttatttattattttccattttattcTTGGGTTCGTGGGTATATTCAAGTTTGCAATTATCGGAGGTTGCCGTTGGGTAGCTTATCGAAATTGGGAATGGACCGGGAATCATACGATCAGTGATGAAAAAAGTATTAAACCATTCTGATGCGGACGAgcatatatacagtatttatctgCGCCTCTCCAGAGGGCACAGGACACACCCAATCTATCAGGATATAacgttattttttgttttatttatttttgcttgCTTCTGTATATTATTGTCGATAGTGACAGATAAGTTATTTCGATCCTCAGGCAATATGGAGGAATTGAAAAAGAAACATGACCAAAGAATTGGAGAATACCAAAAGATTGAAGAAATGAACAAAGCTCGTGTTGCCCAAGGATT
Coding sequences:
- the LOC138305463 gene encoding uncharacterized protein → MEVKCIFGISVQHKDESQGMQGSDIKPVGDVQEDNTPAPVQRSIAALPSQDEIFGNMEELKKKHDQRIGEYQKIEEMNKARVAQGLEEKLAQRRQRRMEQRAS